Proteins encoded by one window of uncultured Methanobrevibacter sp.:
- a CDS encoding translation initiation factor IF-2 subunit beta — MDKYEDLLERAIDQLPPEVFEHKRFKIPKAYSDIQGNRTFIKNFKDVAEGLNRDPQHLLKFLMRELGTAGNIEGQRAILQGKFTHYLINERIEDYVDKYVICHECNRPDTRIIREGRIFLLKCAACGATAPLKSL; from the coding sequence ATGGATAAATACGAAGATTTATTAGAAAGAGCAATAGACCAATTACCTCCTGAAGTATTTGAACATAAAAGATTCAAAATCCCTAAAGCTTATTCAGATATCCAAGGTAATAGAACCTTTATTAAAAACTTTAAAGATGTTGCAGAAGGTTTAAACAGAGACCCTCAACATTTATTAAAATTCTTAATGAGAGAATTAGGTACTGCAGGAAATATTGAAGGTCAAAGAGCAATTTTACAAGGTAAATTTACCCATTACTTAATCAATGAAAGAATTGAAGATTATGTAGACAAATACGTAATTTGCCACGAATGTAACAGACCAGATACTAGAATTATAAGAGAAGGTAGAATATTCTTGCTTAAATGTGCTGCATGCGGTGCAACAGCACCTTTAAAATCATTATAA
- a CDS encoding 60S ribosomal export protein NMD3, which translates to MFCPECGSTDKEMVGDICIDCFLKEFQMIELPKRIKVQICSHCNSKLEEGKWSEEFIPEEEIIYRALERNIKIADEVSNEIINLEIDNIKGTIADCYVEVVGEVHGVEIEETHDTQVKIQKTVCPSCSKIQSGYYETVVQFRADNREIKSEEYAKADEVVERTLIKQSKSDKLAYCPQIAKLKEGYDYYIGSFKSGKKVAEALKEEFGGIIKESPRLISEDKSTGKGLYRIWISVRIPEFEISDFIRYDNKIMQVTSISKNSLVGVEISTNKKHNIPMKNMEDIELVKKSDEIETATVISKSPQFIQILDPVDYSAVDLDMKEEYSGINVGEEVKLIRIDNNIYLLN; encoded by the coding sequence ATGTTTTGTCCAGAGTGCGGAAGTACAGATAAGGAAATGGTTGGCGATATCTGTATCGATTGTTTTTTAAAGGAATTTCAAATGATTGAACTTCCCAAACGTATCAAAGTACAAATATGCAGCCACTGTAACAGTAAACTCGAAGAAGGGAAATGGAGTGAAGAATTTATTCCCGAAGAAGAGATTATCTACCGAGCACTTGAGAGAAACATAAAAATTGCTGATGAAGTTTCAAATGAAATCATTAATCTTGAAATAGACAACATCAAAGGAACAATTGCAGACTGCTATGTCGAAGTTGTTGGAGAGGTTCATGGAGTGGAGATTGAAGAAACCCATGATACTCAAGTTAAAATCCAAAAAACAGTTTGTCCAAGCTGCAGCAAAATACAATCCGGATACTATGAAACCGTAGTACAGTTTAGAGCAGATAACAGAGAAATAAAATCTGAAGAATATGCCAAAGCGGACGAAGTAGTTGAAAGAACATTAATAAAGCAGTCAAAATCCGATAAACTTGCATATTGCCCTCAAATAGCTAAACTTAAAGAAGGCTACGACTATTATATCGGTTCATTTAAATCCGGCAAAAAAGTAGCCGAAGCACTGAAAGAAGAATTTGGAGGAATCATAAAGGAATCTCCAAGACTGATTAGTGAAGATAAGTCCACTGGAAAAGGACTTTACCGAATCTGGATTTCTGTAAGAATTCCCGAATTTGAAATCAGTGATTTTATCAGATATGACAATAAAATAATGCAAGTAACCAGCATCAGCAAAAATAGCCTTGTTGGAGTCGAAATTTCAACAAATAAAAAACACAATATCCCTATGAAAAATATGGAAGATATTGAACTTGTTAAAAAATCCGATGAAATTGAAACTGCAACTGTAATCTCAAAATCTCCACAGTTCATACAAATTTTAGATCCGGTTGATTATTCTGCAGTTGATTTAGATATGAAAGAAGAGTACTCTGGAATTAATGTCGGAGAAGAAGTAAAACTCATCAGAATTGACAATAACATTTATTTATTAAATTAA
- a CDS encoding tyrosine--tRNA ligase — protein MNIEEKIQLIEEGTLEIIDTEELKEVLEKDQPVAYTGYEPSGKIHLGHAVTVQKLKQLQKLGFKIKILLADYHAFLNGKGTVEEIAETAEYNKKCFQALGLDETTEFVLGSSFQLEGDYTDKVYQLATMTTLKRARRSMDQVSRADDNPKVASVIYPIMQTVDMAALGVDIALGGMEQRKIQMLARENLERIGENVPVCIHTPLLHGLDGDAKMSSSKGNYIAVDDSVEEITKKIKKSFCPQGEVEGNPMIEIAETFVFTNQDTLLIKRPEKFGGDIELTHDELIKDFSEGNLHPMDLKNGIKDFLIEFFAPVREYMEEN, from the coding sequence ATGAATATTGAAGAAAAAATTCAGTTAATCGAGGAAGGAACTCTAGAAATTATAGATACCGAAGAATTAAAAGAAGTTCTTGAAAAAGACCAACCGGTAGCTTATACTGGTTATGAACCTTCCGGTAAAATCCATTTGGGTCATGCAGTGACTGTACAAAAATTAAAACAGTTACAGAAGTTAGGATTTAAAATTAAAATCCTTTTAGCAGATTACCACGCATTTTTAAATGGAAAAGGAACAGTTGAAGAAATAGCCGAAACAGCAGAATACAACAAAAAATGTTTCCAGGCTTTAGGTCTTGACGAAACAACAGAATTCGTCTTAGGATCATCATTCCAGCTTGAAGGAGATTATACTGATAAAGTTTACCAATTAGCTACAATGACCACTTTAAAAAGAGCAAGAAGAAGTATGGATCAGGTAAGTCGTGCAGACGACAATCCTAAAGTGGCAAGCGTAATTTATCCTATTATGCAAACTGTAGACATGGCAGCATTAGGTGTTGATATTGCACTTGGAGGAATGGAACAGAGAAAAATTCAAATGTTGGCACGTGAAAACTTAGAAAGAATAGGTGAAAATGTGCCTGTTTGTATTCATACCCCATTACTGCACGGTCTTGACGGCGATGCAAAAATGTCTTCAAGTAAAGGAAACTACATCGCAGTGGATGATTCCGTTGAAGAAATCACCAAAAAAATCAAGAAAAGCTTCTGTCCGCAAGGAGAAGTTGAAGGCAATCCAATGATAGAAATAGCTGAAACCTTCGTATTTACCAATCAAGATACTTTACTTATTAAAAGACCTGAAAAGTTCGGTGGAGACATCGAATTAACTCACGATGAATTAATCAAAGACTTTAGTGAAGGTAATTTACATCCAATGGATTTAAAAAATGGAATTAAAGATTTCTTAATTGAATTCTTTGCTCCTGTAAGAGAATACATGGAGGAAAACTAA